In a single window of the Patescibacteria group bacterium genome:
- the rpmC gene encoding 50S ribosomal protein L29 has protein sequence MDIKELREKSDAELDRLLRDSRNKIREFRFKVAAKKMADVREIREIKKTVARILTLRKSQAAGTKPAARG, from the coding sequence ATGGACATCAAGGAATTGCGCGAAAAATCCGACGCCGAGCTGGACCGGCTGCTCCGGGATTCCCGGAACAAGATCCGCGAGTTTCGCTTCAAGGTGGCGGCCAAGAAAATGGCCGACGTCCGCGAGATCCGCGAGATCAAGAAGACCGTCGCCAGGATCCTGACCCTAAGAAAATCCCAGGCCGCCGGAACCAAGCCGGCCGCCCGCGGTTGA